In Musa acuminata AAA Group cultivar baxijiao chromosome BXJ2-8, Cavendish_Baxijiao_AAA, whole genome shotgun sequence, one genomic interval encodes:
- the LOC103995671 gene encoding V-type proton ATPase subunit c1 isoform X2 — protein MSTFTGDETAPFFGFLGAAAALVFSCMGAAYGTAKSGVGVASMGVMRPELVMKSIVPVVMAGVLGIYGLIIAVIISTGINPKAKPYYLFDGYAHLSSGLACGLAGLSAGMAIGIVGDAGVSPNLGRV, from the exons ATGTCAACCTTCACCGGCGATGAGACGGCCCCCTTCTTCGGATTCCTCGGAGCCGCGGCGGCTCTTGTTTTCTCCT GCATGGGGGCCGCGTACGGGACGGCGAAGAGCGGAGTTGGGGTGGCTTCAATGGGAGTGATGCGACCGGAGCTCGTGATGAAGTCGATCGTGCCCGTTGTCATGGCGGGAGTGCTCGGGATCTATGGGTTGATCATTGCTGTGATCATCAGCACCGGGATAAACCCTAAGGCCAAGCCGTACTATCTCTTCGACGGCTACGCTCACCTCTCGTCCGGACTGGCTTGTGGTCTCGCTGGGCTTTCTGCCGGGATGGCGATCgggatcgtcggagatgctggcgTTAG TCCAAACTTGGGACGAGTCTGA
- the LOC103995671 gene encoding V-type proton ATPase subunit c1 isoform X1 encodes MSTFTGDETAPFFGFLGAAAALVFSCMGAAYGTAKSGVGVASMGVMRPELVMKSIVPVVMAGVLGIYGLIIAVIISTGINPKAKPYYLFDGYAHLSSGLACGLAGLSAGMAIGIVGDAGVRANAQQPKLFVGMILILIFAEALALYGLIVGIILSSRAGQSRAD; translated from the exons ATGTCAACCTTCACCGGCGATGAGACGGCCCCCTTCTTCGGATTCCTCGGAGCCGCGGCGGCTCTTGTTTTCTCCT GCATGGGGGCCGCGTACGGGACGGCGAAGAGCGGAGTTGGGGTGGCTTCAATGGGAGTGATGCGACCGGAGCTCGTGATGAAGTCGATCGTGCCCGTTGTCATGGCGGGAGTGCTCGGGATCTATGGGTTGATCATTGCTGTGATCATCAGCACCGGGATAAACCCTAAGGCCAAGCCGTACTATCTCTTCGACGGCTACGCTCACCTCTCGTCCGGACTGGCTTGTGGTCTCGCTGGGCTTTCTGCCGGGATGGCGATCgggatcgtcggagatgctggcgTTAG GGCCAATGCACAGCAGCCCAAGCTGTTTGTTGGGATGATTCTTATTCTCATTTTTGCTGAAGCTCTTGCACTCTATGGTCTTATTGTCGGCATCATCCTTTCATCTCGAGCTGGTCAATCTCGGGCAGATTAA